The Pungitius pungitius chromosome 15, fPunPun2.1, whole genome shotgun sequence nucleotide sequence AACACGAGTAATGCACAATCAGCACACCTTCCCCCCGCAATCAAACTCTAAAGGAATAGGGCTTGTTGCATGAGCCCCACTTACAATGGCACTTTGCACAGGGGTCCTTCTCGTACTCCAGCAGATCTGCAGCACGACTGCGAACACTGGTGTTTCTCCGCAGTCCTCCGCCGTCCCGCACTCCGCCGTCCCGTAGGCGGGCCGCTTCCTCCTTGGCATACACACCCAGCTCCTGGGTGTACCGCCCATACATCTGTGGGCACGAaaggcagaaagaaagacatctTATTATACCGGAAGCAGTAAGAAATACAGTGTTGGGTCAATGTCTGGATAGTCATCTTGTTTGAAAACACACAGTGGTTCATATTCAGAGTTCAGTTCCTCAAACtcacaccccccgccccccaaaagaATTCACTCAGTTTCGACAGTTTCCATTAAGCAGTAGTTTAATGACTTCTTCTCAGACAAGGAGCTCCACCTGTCAGCTCCCAGCTGATTAACTCTGCAGGGCTGCCACACAATTGACTCCTGACGATGAGAGGCGGACTCCTCGGCGAACAGCGCTCCACCAGTCAGGTATAAGGTCTCAGTCAGAGCTACAGGTGACGTTATGCAGCTTTCGCGCAGTGTTTAGCTACTGATACCACAATGGAGTTTTTCAAGTGCCTCTTTGGTGTGATGGTAGTAGTTGCTGTTCTGGCCTGTGATGTTTCTGCTCAGCATTACTGGTCACTGCCTCTGCCGAATCAGAAAGTTCCTCCTCTGCCACAGAAACAGTTGGTGGtgcctccacctgcagctcCCTTTGACGAGTGCCAGGTGGCGCAGGAAGACAAGATCCAGTGTGGGACTCCAGACATCACCGCTGAGCACTGTGACAACATAAACTGCTGCTTTGACGGTCACCAGTGCTTCTACGGGAAAGCAGGTAAGCTTTAAAGTACCCCTCAAATTAAGGCTGCATGGTTGAGTGGCTGAAGTTGTGCCTCAACATGACAATGAATCTGATGTAATATCCCCTCATCCAGTGACCGTGCAGTGTACCAGAGATGGCCAGTTTGTGGTGGTTGTGGCTCGAGATGCTACTTTGCCCAACATAGATATGGAGTCCGTCAGCCTGCTGGACACCGACGACCCTGCGTGCGCACCTGTTGATGTCACTTCAGCTTTTGCCATCTTCCAGTTCTCTGCGACTGCATGTGGTACTACATTCAAGGTAGTGTATGCAGGGCTTTCACTTGACTAGTGAAGTTAATGATATCAAATGGGAACGTATTTGCATGACTATTTGTCCCTGCGTCACCATGTCATCggtttattttggcaaatgtttgctttttttgatGCAGGAGGAAGATGGCCATGTTGTCTACGAGAACCACATGTCTTCCTCATATGAAGTGGGGGTTGGACCCAGGGGGTCGATCACCAGAGATAGCCATTTTGAGTGAGTTAGTAATCCACCAGTATAGTTTGCTTCACTGACGGTTCCTAAAATAAACTTCTTCTGCTTTCTCCCATCAGATTACTGTTTCAGTGTCGGTATTCTGACACCTCAGTAGAGGCTCTTGTCCTGGAGGTCGATGTGGTTCCTCCACCTGTGTCTGTCGCTGCTGCTGGAATCCTCCGAGTGGAGCTGAGACTTGGAAGTGGACAGTGCCAAACAAAGGGATGTGATGAGGGTGAGGCCCAAAACCGCCTAAAGGCAATGCCGGCTACTGCTAAGGAGTTTGACATACTAAGACTTGAGCCTTAATTTCAGAAACTGCAGCGTACAGCACCTTCTACAGCCACTCCGACTACCCAATCACTAAAGTCCTGAGGGAACCAGTCTACGTTGAGGTGACCATCCTAGAGCGCTCTGATCCAAACCTTGTCCTCAACCTGGAGCACTGCTGGGCGACCGCCAACCCCAATCCTCAGAGCATGCCGCAGTGGGATCTTCTCATTGATGGGTATATAGCTATATGAAATGTTCATTAGTCATATGGTTGCCTAAAGTTCAGTATTTAACATGCGCTCTTGTTCCCTTTAGGTGTCCCTACCATGATGACCGTTACCTGACCACCTTGGTGCATATTGATGGCTCCTCTGGCCTACTTTACCCAACACACCACAAGCGCTTCATCATTAAAATGTTCACCTTTGTGGATCAAAGTGACTTTTCGCCCAAGAAAGACACGGTAACCGTTAATTTCCTCACGCTTGAGTCCTTTAAATTGCATCTAGTTTCATTGGCAAGAAACGTGACTTTAAAGATCTTTCAGGCGTTCATTCATTGTTCCACGGCGGTGTGTTATCCGAGCAGCACTCAATCCTGTGACCAGACCTGCCATCGTCAACGTGAGCAACTCAAAAAACAATAGTACATAAGATTTTTCAAAATGCTTTGACCACGAGTTGCTGCATCAACACAGCAAGATTCATTGAACCTTGACAGGCTGCAACATTG carries:
- the LOC119209355 gene encoding zona pellucida sperm-binding protein 4-like, with amino-acid sequence MEFFKCLFGVMVVVAVLACDVSAQHYWSLPLPNQKVPPLPQKQLVVPPPAAPFDECQVAQEDKIQCGTPDITAEHCDNINCCFDGHQCFYGKAVTVQCTRDGQFVVVVARDATLPNIDMESVSLLDTDDPACAPVDVTSAFAIFQFSATACGTTFKEEDGHVVYENHMSSSYEVGVGPRGSITRDSHFELLFQCRYSDTSVEALVLEVDVVPPPVSVAAAGILRVELRLGSGQCQTKGCDEETAAYSTFYSHSDYPITKVLREPVYVEVTILERSDPNLVLNLEHCWATANPNPQSMPQWDLLIDGCPYHDDRYLTTLVHIDGSSGLLYPTHHKRFIIKMFTFVDQSDFSPKKDTAFIHCSTAVCYPSSTQSCDQTCHRQRRAVAPAVRASTSRRALVSSGQVILTDQ